A genomic stretch from Chryseobacterium sp. SNU WT5 includes:
- the porV gene encoding type IX secretion system outer membrane channel protein PorV, which yields MTLTKKLFLGIGLGVSMIAYAQTNPVLTGAPFLRISPDARAGGMGDQGVATTTDAFSQFWNAAKYPFSTTTSAVGINYTPYMSKLTNDVFLLYGAYHQFLGDEERATISASLYYFNMGQVDLTKLNGTTGEVSSDGTVKPNEFSIDVAYALKLTDTYSMAVTGRYIRSDLSGGFNSDNTLKPANSFAVDVSGYFMSPKHTSINDFEGRARAGFAIQNLGPRLDYTGNDESRSYLPTMARLGAGYDLFIDDLNRVGVNFEASKLLVPGPDNMGRIPNVGVIEGVGKSFSNEKSMMLSAAVDYEYDNAFALRGGYFHESAEQGGRQYGTVGVGLKYQSFGLDLSYLINTSKVNSALDNTLRFGLTWNIGEESSNAQD from the coding sequence ATGACATTAACTAAAAAACTATTTTTGGGTATCGGTTTAGGAGTGAGCATGATTGCTTATGCTCAAACCAATCCAGTACTTACTGGTGCTCCATTTTTGAGAATATCACCAGATGCGAGAGCGGGCGGAATGGGAGATCAAGGAGTCGCTACTACAACGGATGCATTCTCACAATTTTGGAATGCTGCAAAATATCCTTTTAGTACCACTACGTCTGCAGTGGGGATTAATTACACGCCTTATATGAGTAAATTAACCAATGATGTTTTCTTGCTGTACGGAGCTTATCATCAGTTTTTAGGAGATGAGGAAAGAGCGACTATTTCGGCAAGTCTCTATTACTTTAATATGGGGCAGGTAGATTTGACCAAACTTAATGGTACGACAGGTGAAGTTTCATCAGACGGAACGGTTAAACCAAACGAATTTTCCATCGATGTTGCTTATGCTTTGAAGCTTACAGATACTTATTCCATGGCAGTTACAGGTCGGTATATACGATCTGATCTATCAGGTGGCTTTAACTCCGACAACACTTTGAAACCTGCAAACTCCTTTGCAGTGGATGTTTCAGGATATTTCATGTCTCCTAAGCATACCAGTATTAATGATTTTGAAGGTCGTGCAAGAGCAGGTTTTGCAATTCAGAACTTGGGTCCACGTTTAGATTATACCGGCAATGATGAATCAAGATCTTATCTGCCGACTATGGCGAGATTAGGAGCTGGATACGATTTGTTCATCGACGATCTAAATAGAGTTGGTGTTAATTTTGAAGCTTCTAAATTACTGGTTCCAGGACCTGACAATATGGGTAGAATTCCTAATGTTGGCGTAATTGAAGGTGTTGGAAAATCTTTCAGTAATGAAAAAAGTATGATGCTAAGTGCAGCGGTAGACTATGAGTATGACAATGCTTTTGCGCTCCGAGGAGGTTATTTTCATGAAAGTGCAGAACAAGGTGGTCGACAATATGGAACCGTAGGAGTAGGGTTAAAATATCAATCATTCGGTTTGGACCTGTCTTATTTAATTAATACTTCGAAGGTAAATTCTGCTTTAGATAATACTTTGAGATTTGGCCTAACATGGAATATTGGCGAAGAGTCATCTAATGCTCAGGACTAA
- the porU gene encoding type IX secretion system sortase PorU, translating into MTRILTFLSIFLFSILSFSQTIELDWEGSNTIDYGNNQITVPFFKNKTFSYENDNIFIRILIENSNIQKKIGNFDWEKITQEELFDLKTYNLPSDIESDISYYTNPYSKEKSTNIRVSTFKYEKGSIYRLKSFTLSTAENKLQSNKFTTRAASTDNPLKNGNFYKIKVDKSGVFKITAKFLRDNGLNPSNINPKNFRIYGNGGLMLPEHNTDFRYSSLQENAIQVTGEDDGVWNEEDYALFYAQGPNGYNVYKNSGNSNGNENRRIETRTDKSKNLVNIYDDFAYYFINFDSGPGKRILEQDQEISSNIISRYDDFQYINEEKYNLMKIGRIWTGDSFIDNKTVTFTTRSPIQANDYVYYRTRYIAFQSAGNKMAVNINNSNPVTLEIASNDTREYIQSIYTGTVSNLTGTQLSFNYAPSVTSNPNGKFYFDYAEVQYKEDLKFNNSQMNFRSYDINEKSSNIYTFSISDASSAEQVWQVSDLANVSKKVNKSGNNSTFTFGYLANSDFVNEFVAFKNSDAFAPNFVGKVENQDLAGLQNINYLMITVPQMMGHAQRLANFYQNQYNVAVVDVQKIYNEYSSGRKDITAIRDFVTKLNTAGNLKYVFILGDTSYDYKGKNHPGSDIIPSYQSEESGNYADSFVTDDYFVITESQAAGATSVSSTLPNLPIGRLPAANISEAKLLIDKTLAYNNALPGQSTPFGEWRMKLDFVVDDDADNEFPFHKTMNNSLVNVFELGSEKKEYNVRKLYLDAFAAQTSSGGQRYPQVNQAISNDVGNSLYLFYFGHGGINGWSQERVLTINQIQNFNNYNNVYSRFPLFSTITCEFTLWDDPGTFSAGEQVIKSKTGGAATLITSSRAIGVGYGEEFTTIFTKHIFELVDDEFINLGDAFLKAKIEKGPFSDHLKVNFLGDPATKLSRPKRRITILNIDSPVPNQLRALDFVKIKGQITKQDGSVDTSFNGRVAVNIFDKRISKKTLNNDGVPKMTPIMQYTEEGSPIVKSSGVAVNGIFTVEFYVPKDINYEIGTGRMLVYADNKVFDVFENQSQIIGGINPDGINDTEPPKVKLFMNNTNFADGGITDQNPLLLACVNDDKGINSTGSGIGHDVTVILDGKIIETVVLNDYYFSGDANGCSNPSLADYQKGNVTYPFRNLSPGEHQLAFKVWDINNNSTTSTLNFVVKDESNQNLVVNKLLNWPNPFTNKTYVQFEHNCDDILEVNVQIYTITGKLVRTLSTIVTAEPFLEGFRTPRTAIEWDGNDDFGDAVGKGTYIFKIFARSQNQEKCKGSATAVEKMVLLK; encoded by the coding sequence ATGACGCGTATTCTAACTTTTCTTTCTATTTTTCTTTTTAGTATTTTATCATTTTCACAAACAATAGAACTAGACTGGGAAGGTAGTAACACTATTGATTACGGAAATAATCAAATAACTGTTCCTTTTTTTAAGAATAAAACATTTTCTTATGAAAACGATAATATTTTTATTAGGATTTTAATAGAGAACAGTAATATTCAGAAAAAAATAGGAAACTTTGATTGGGAGAAGATCACACAAGAGGAATTATTTGATTTAAAAACGTATAATCTACCAAGTGATATAGAATCCGATATCAGCTATTATACTAATCCATATTCAAAAGAAAAAAGCACTAATATCCGGGTGTCAACTTTTAAGTATGAAAAAGGTTCTATCTACCGACTAAAATCTTTCACGCTTTCTACGGCAGAAAATAAACTACAATCCAACAAATTTACTACCAGAGCAGCATCCACCGATAACCCCTTAAAAAATGGAAATTTTTATAAAATTAAAGTGGACAAGTCTGGTGTATTTAAAATCACCGCCAAATTCCTGCGGGATAATGGGCTGAATCCATCAAACATTAATCCAAAAAATTTCAGAATTTATGGTAATGGTGGTTTAATGCTTCCAGAACATAATACAGATTTTCGTTATAGTTCCCTACAAGAGAACGCCATTCAAGTTACGGGTGAAGATGACGGTGTATGGAATGAAGAAGATTACGCGCTTTTTTATGCACAGGGTCCAAACGGCTATAATGTGTACAAAAATTCCGGTAACAGTAATGGAAACGAAAACCGAAGAATAGAAACGCGAACTGACAAATCTAAAAACCTGGTTAATATTTATGATGATTTCGCTTACTACTTCATCAATTTCGATAGTGGACCTGGAAAAAGAATTCTTGAGCAAGATCAAGAGATCAGCTCCAATATAATTTCCAGATATGATGATTTTCAATATATCAATGAGGAAAAGTATAACCTGATGAAGATTGGTAGAATTTGGACAGGTGATTCATTCATTGATAATAAGACGGTAACATTCACTACCAGAAGCCCAATTCAGGCTAATGATTATGTCTACTACCGAACAAGATACATCGCCTTCCAGTCCGCAGGAAATAAAATGGCGGTAAATATTAATAATAGCAATCCTGTTACTTTAGAGATCGCTTCTAATGATACCAGAGAGTACATTCAGAGTATTTACACAGGGACTGTTTCTAATTTGACTGGCACCCAATTAAGTTTTAATTATGCACCAAGCGTAACTAGTAATCCGAATGGTAAATTCTATTTTGACTATGCTGAAGTTCAGTACAAGGAAGATTTAAAATTTAATAATTCGCAGATGAATTTTAGAAGTTATGATATCAATGAAAAAAGCTCCAACATCTATACATTTTCTATATCTGATGCCTCATCTGCCGAACAGGTTTGGCAGGTATCCGATCTAGCAAATGTTAGTAAGAAGGTGAATAAATCTGGAAATAACTCTACATTCACTTTTGGATATCTCGCCAACAGCGATTTTGTGAACGAATTTGTTGCCTTCAAAAACAGTGACGCTTTTGCACCAAATTTTGTTGGGAAAGTAGAAAATCAGGATTTAGCAGGTTTACAAAACATCAACTATTTGATGATTACTGTTCCGCAAATGATGGGACACGCCCAAAGACTTGCTAATTTTTACCAGAACCAGTATAATGTGGCCGTTGTGGATGTCCAAAAGATCTATAATGAATATAGCAGTGGGAGAAAAGACATTACGGCAATAAGAGATTTTGTAACCAAACTCAATACTGCAGGAAATTTAAAATATGTTTTTATTCTGGGAGATACTTCTTATGATTACAAAGGTAAAAATCATCCTGGGTCTGATATCATTCCGAGTTATCAAAGCGAGGAAAGTGGAAATTATGCCGATTCATTTGTAACAGATGATTATTTCGTAATTACCGAGAGCCAGGCCGCGGGTGCAACATCCGTTTCTTCTACCCTCCCTAATTTACCAATTGGGCGCTTACCTGCTGCGAACATTTCTGAAGCAAAACTATTAATCGATAAAACGTTAGCTTATAACAACGCACTCCCGGGACAATCTACCCCTTTTGGTGAGTGGCGGATGAAACTTGATTTTGTAGTTGATGATGATGCGGATAATGAATTCCCTTTCCATAAAACGATGAACAACTCTTTGGTTAATGTATTTGAATTAGGGAGTGAAAAGAAAGAATATAATGTTAGAAAACTTTACCTAGATGCTTTTGCAGCTCAAACTTCTTCTGGAGGGCAAAGATATCCTCAAGTAAATCAGGCAATCTCAAATGATGTAGGAAACAGCCTTTATTTGTTCTATTTCGGACATGGGGGAATCAATGGCTGGTCTCAGGAACGCGTTTTAACGATTAATCAAATTCAGAATTTTAATAATTATAACAATGTCTACTCGAGATTTCCACTTTTTTCTACGATCACTTGTGAATTTACGCTCTGGGATGATCCTGGAACTTTTTCTGCAGGTGAGCAGGTCATAAAATCAAAAACAGGAGGTGCTGCCACCTTAATAACATCTAGTAGAGCAATCGGGGTTGGATATGGAGAAGAATTTACAACCATTTTTACCAAGCATATTTTTGAGTTAGTTGATGATGAATTTATTAATTTGGGAGATGCATTTTTAAAAGCAAAAATTGAAAAAGGACCTTTCAGCGATCATTTAAAAGTAAATTTCTTAGGCGATCCGGCTACCAAATTAAGCAGACCAAAAAGAAGAATTACGATACTTAACATCGATTCGCCAGTTCCAAACCAGCTTCGGGCTTTGGATTTTGTGAAGATAAAAGGCCAAATAACAAAGCAAGATGGCAGTGTGGACACGAGTTTCAACGGAAGAGTTGCCGTCAATATTTTTGATAAAAGGATAAGCAAAAAAACCCTGAATAACGATGGAGTTCCAAAAATGACCCCAATTATGCAATATACCGAAGAAGGAAGTCCTATTGTAAAATCATCAGGAGTCGCAGTTAATGGTATATTCACCGTAGAATTCTATGTTCCAAAAGACATCAATTATGAAATAGGAACAGGCAGAATGTTAGTGTACGCTGATAATAAAGTTTTTGATGTTTTTGAAAATCAAAGTCAGATCATCGGCGGAATCAATCCAGACGGAATTAATGACACAGAACCTCCTAAGGTAAAACTTTTCATGAATAACACGAATTTTGCAGATGGCGGAATAACAGACCAAAACCCATTGCTACTAGCCTGTGTGAATGATGATAAGGGAATTAACTCAACCGGTTCAGGTATTGGACATGATGTTACTGTAATTCTGGATGGAAAAATTATAGAAACTGTAGTGTTGAATGATTATTACTTTTCGGGAGATGCAAACGGATGCTCAAATCCTTCCCTTGCAGACTACCAAAAAGGAAATGTAACCTACCCTTTCCGGAACTTATCACCCGGTGAGCATCAATTAGCTTTCAAAGTTTGGGACATTAACAATAATTCTACAACCTCTACGTTAAACTTTGTAGTTAAGGATGAATCCAATCAAAATTTAGTAGTTAACAAATTGTTAAATTGGCCGAATCCTTTTACCAATAAAACCTACGTACAATTTGAACATAATTGTGATGATATTTTAGAAGTAAACGTACAAATTTATACGATTACAGGTAAATTGGTAAGGACTCTAAGTACAATAGTTACGGCAGAGCCATTTTTAGAAGGATTCAGAACACCCAGAACTGCAATTGAATGGGATGGAAATGATGACTTTGGTGATGCTGTAGGAAAAGGAACTTATATTTTTAAAATTTTTGCAAGAAGCCAAAATCAGGAAAAATGCAAAGGAAGTGCTACTGCCGTAGAAAAAATGGTCTTATTAAAATAA
- the gldJ gene encoding gliding motility lipoprotein GldJ, translated as MNKIKLLTLLMFSASVFLVSCGGGGSKKGGGTKRFTSMTGWKPNDSKGWFFTGKQQKQKGLPGMVHVEGGTFTMGLVKDDVMHDWNNTPKRMQVSSFFMGEAEITNYDYRAYVTWLKYVFPPSDPSFKDIYTGALPDTLVWNNKLSRNDFAETYFRSPEYDYYPVVGVSWLQASRYCEWLTDRVTEHELMAQGVISKDLYTNESNNQGANAFNLDKYKGNDPEMESYINKQRLQQKTGIKTTNQRIVAANRNANQGVVEKFRLPTEVEWEFAALGMQKEREYNLYTNKQPQIQQIKGKKGRDRGMYLANFKQGRGDYSGVAGWKNDGSPTTSDVKQYPSNNLGIFGMFGNVAEWTADVYRPIIDEEASDFNYFRGNVSREVVKNADGSTKKIESPKYDTLADGRLVYKGLPGQYEREVVADNRNFRDGDFQSSLDAGYGRAEDSSTIGYNMYNSKDKKFVVDGRGRVILQKDKTARTTRISNEVRVIKGGSWLDGAYWLDPGQRRYREQAKAYGWVGFRVAQDAKSSSKGRTKR; from the coding sequence ATGAACAAAATAAAGTTGTTAACATTACTAATGTTTAGTGCATCAGTTTTCCTTGTAAGCTGCGGAGGCGGCGGTAGCAAGAAAGGTGGTGGAACAAAGCGTTTTACGAGTATGACCGGATGGAAACCTAATGACTCCAAAGGTTGGTTCTTTACCGGAAAACAACAAAAACAAAAAGGTTTGCCCGGAATGGTTCACGTGGAAGGTGGTACTTTCACAATGGGCTTGGTTAAAGATGATGTGATGCATGATTGGAATAATACTCCGAAAAGAATGCAGGTCAGTTCTTTCTTCATGGGTGAAGCTGAGATTACAAATTATGATTACCGCGCTTATGTTACTTGGTTAAAGTATGTGTTTCCACCATCTGATCCTAGTTTCAAAGACATTTACACAGGAGCATTACCAGATACTTTGGTGTGGAATAATAAGTTGTCGCGTAATGATTTCGCAGAAACTTATTTTAGATCACCAGAATATGACTACTACCCAGTAGTTGGAGTTTCTTGGTTGCAGGCATCTAGATACTGTGAATGGCTAACGGATAGAGTTACAGAACATGAGTTGATGGCACAAGGGGTAATTTCAAAAGATCTTTATACCAATGAGTCCAACAATCAAGGTGCAAACGCTTTTAATCTAGATAAATATAAAGGTAATGATCCAGAAATGGAATCGTATATCAACAAACAAAGATTACAGCAGAAAACAGGTATTAAAACTACCAACCAACGAATTGTTGCAGCGAATAGAAATGCGAATCAAGGAGTTGTAGAAAAATTCCGACTTCCTACAGAGGTAGAATGGGAATTTGCAGCATTGGGTATGCAAAAAGAAAGAGAGTATAATCTTTATACAAATAAGCAACCGCAAATTCAGCAGATAAAAGGTAAAAAAGGAAGAGATAGAGGAATGTATCTTGCGAATTTCAAACAAGGTAGAGGAGATTACTCTGGTGTAGCTGGCTGGAAAAATGACGGTTCACCCACAACTTCTGATGTTAAACAATATCCATCTAATAATTTAGGAATATTTGGAATGTTCGGAAACGTTGCAGAATGGACAGCCGATGTTTACAGACCTATTATTGATGAAGAGGCTAGTGATTTTAACTATTTCAGAGGAAATGTAAGTAGAGAAGTAGTTAAAAATGCTGATGGTTCTACCAAGAAAATCGAAAGTCCTAAATATGATACTTTGGCTGATGGTAGATTAGTTTATAAAGGTCTTCCGGGTCAGTATGAGAGAGAAGTTGTTGCAGATAACAGAAACTTTAGAGATGGTGACTTTCAGTCTTCTTTAGATGCCGGTTATGGTAGAGCAGAAGATAGTTCTACAATTGGTTACAACATGTATAATTCTAAGGATAAAAAATTCGTTGTAGACGGTAGAGGTCGTGTGATTCTCCAAAAAGATAAAACAGCCAGAACAACAAGGATTTCAAACGAAGTGAGAGTTATAAAAGGGGGATCTTGGTTAGATGGAGCTTACTGGCTTGATCCCGGACAAAGAAGATACCGTGAACAGGCTAAGGCTTACGGATGGGTTGGTTTCCGTGTTGCACAAGACGCAAAATCGAGTTCGAAAGGCCGAACAAAAAGATAA
- a CDS encoding UDP-N-acetylmuramoyl-tripeptide--D-alanyl-D-alanine ligase: MNAASFYPLFLKCGKVTIDSRKIEENDLFFAFSGETFNAATQAEDAVNNGALAAIVEHKEYENTAKNIFYVPSTLIFLQELAMHHRDQLSIPIIALTGSNGKTTTKEIIHAVLSQKYNVQYTYGNLNNHIGVPLTLLSIKTEHEIAVVEMGANHQHEIEALCNIAKPTIGYITNFGKAHLEGFGGFQGVIKGKSELYNYLIKNSQTILINENDPIQLEKTEGYQLKITFGSNTSDYNFQHFSEDNLVGLSFENENVLSKLTGNYNYTNLCAAATLGFHFDVNFDQVKTAIEHYIPTNMRSQLLERNGKVFVLDTYNANPSSMKESLKNFSGFVGSKTIIIGDMLELGDESEREHQGILDLAHSLCFDEIVTVGNHFSKVNSDSKAFKSSAELSTYLNENRICSKNILLKASRGIALENILEHII, encoded by the coding sequence ATGAATGCAGCATCCTTTTATCCACTATTTTTAAAATGTGGAAAAGTAACGATTGATAGCCGAAAGATTGAAGAAAATGATTTGTTTTTTGCCTTTTCGGGCGAGACTTTTAACGCGGCAACTCAAGCAGAAGATGCTGTAAATAATGGTGCCTTAGCTGCCATTGTAGAGCACAAAGAATATGAAAATACAGCAAAAAATATCTTCTATGTGCCCTCAACATTGATCTTTTTACAGGAATTGGCTATGCATCATCGTGACCAGCTGTCAATACCGATCATTGCACTTACTGGCAGTAACGGAAAAACGACTACCAAAGAAATTATTCATGCGGTACTCTCCCAGAAATATAATGTTCAGTATACTTACGGAAATCTAAATAATCACATCGGAGTTCCATTAACTTTACTTTCGATAAAAACGGAGCATGAAATTGCGGTGGTAGAAATGGGTGCTAATCATCAGCATGAAATTGAAGCATTATGCAATATAGCAAAACCAACTATTGGGTATATTACCAATTTTGGAAAAGCCCATTTGGAAGGCTTTGGTGGTTTTCAAGGCGTGATCAAGGGGAAATCGGAGCTCTACAATTATCTGATAAAAAATTCGCAGACTATTTTAATTAATGAAAATGATCCGATTCAGCTTGAGAAAACAGAAGGTTACCAGTTAAAAATAACTTTTGGGAGCAATACTTCCGATTATAACTTCCAACACTTCTCTGAAGATAATTTGGTGGGATTGTCTTTTGAAAACGAAAATGTACTATCTAAATTGACAGGGAATTATAATTATACCAATCTCTGTGCGGCGGCGACTTTGGGTTTTCATTTTGACGTAAATTTTGATCAAGTTAAAACAGCAATAGAACATTATATTCCAACGAATATGAGGTCGCAATTATTAGAGAGAAATGGAAAGGTTTTTGTGCTGGATACGTATAATGCCAATCCAAGTTCTATGAAGGAATCATTGAAAAACTTCAGTGGTTTCGTAGGTTCTAAAACGATTATTATCGGCGATATGCTAGAGTTGGGAGATGAATCTGAAAGAGAACATCAAGGTATTTTAGATCTTGCTCATTCTCTTTGCTTTGATGAGATTGTCACCGTGGGAAATCATTTCTCCAAAGTGAATTCTGATTCAAAAGCTTTTAAGAGTTCTGCAGAGCTTTCTACTTATTTAAATGAAAATAGAATTTGTTCAAAAAATATTCTTCTAAAGGCTTCTCGTGGTATTGCTTTAGAAAATATTTTAGAGCATATTATTTAA
- a CDS encoding NUDIX hydrolase: MYKVFVNEKKLIFSTVPEDIHKKLRYETRATLEIAIDLLENTSCPELNIYGEEIEEIWKDFSQMFKVIEAAGGIVTNQDKEILFIRRLGKWDLAKGKIEKGESLEQAALREITEETGVKELLLEKFLNTTYHIYTERNGEKILKITHWFKVSYEGNEKLVPQLEEGISEVSWKSKNEIIQDVFPMTFRNIKLILENYWSSFK; the protein is encoded by the coding sequence ATGTATAAAGTTTTTGTCAATGAAAAAAAATTAATTTTCAGCACGGTTCCGGAAGACATTCATAAAAAGTTGCGATACGAAACACGAGCAACTCTAGAAATTGCTATTGATCTTTTGGAGAATACTTCTTGCCCAGAATTAAATATTTATGGCGAAGAAATTGAAGAAATTTGGAAAGACTTCTCACAAATGTTCAAGGTTATTGAAGCCGCTGGTGGGATTGTTACTAATCAGGATAAAGAAATTCTTTTCATCAGAAGATTAGGAAAATGGGATCTCGCCAAAGGAAAAATTGAAAAAGGAGAATCTTTGGAACAGGCAGCCTTGCGGGAAATTACAGAAGAGACAGGAGTGAAAGAGTTGTTATTAGAAAAGTTTCTAAATACAACTTACCATATCTATACCGAAAGAAATGGCGAAAAAATTCTTAAAATAACCCACTGGTTCAAAGTTTCCTACGAAGGAAATGAGAAACTGGTCCCGCAATTAGAAGAAGGTATTTCTGAAGTCTCCTGGAAATCTAAAAATGAAATTATACAAGATGTCTTCCCGATGACCTTTCGAAATATTAAATTAATTCTTGAAAACTACTGGAGTTCATTTAAATAA
- a CDS encoding SRPBCC family protein, with protein sequence MNLEGRKIVVNKSSKDLVEMLNNPEGYRGLMPDSLQNFEVREGGFKFSLKGMPEIALVIDEVTENQVVLKSASSSLDFSLKGLMNAISENQTEVQLLFEGKFNPFIKMMVEKPLKNFIDALTDNIEKI encoded by the coding sequence ATGAATTTAGAAGGACGAAAGATAGTTGTAAATAAATCCTCGAAAGATTTGGTGGAGATGTTAAACAATCCAGAAGGTTATAGGGGATTGATGCCAGATTCATTGCAGAATTTTGAGGTTAGAGAAGGAGGTTTTAAATTTAGCCTTAAAGGAATGCCCGAAATTGCACTTGTTATAGATGAGGTAACGGAGAATCAGGTTGTTTTAAAATCTGCAAGTTCCAGTCTTGATTTTTCATTGAAAGGATTGATGAATGCAATTAGCGAAAATCAAACAGAAGTTCAGCTGTTATTTGAGGGAAAATTCAATCCGTTCATTAAAATGATGGTAGAAAAACCTTTAAAGAATTTCATCGATGCTTTGACGGATAATATTGAGAAGATCTAA
- a CDS encoding ATP-binding cassette domain-containing protein encodes MSLKIINLTKKFGDQVALNNINIEINNNEIIGLLGPNGAGKSTLMKSIVGAIKIDEGQILFDGQDIYKDEIATKKKIGFLPESNPLYNEMYVREYLSFVADLHKISKERIDEVIDLVGITPEKSKKISQLSKGYKQRVGLAQAILHKPDLLILDEPTNGLDPNQILEIRNVIKEIGKEKTIILSTHIMQEVEALCSRVILIHQGNIIQDANIDDFRGKYASLEEAFSNYTH; translated from the coding sequence ATGTCACTAAAAATCATCAACCTTACCAAAAAATTTGGCGATCAAGTCGCTTTAAATAACATCAATATTGAAATTAACAATAACGAAATTATAGGTTTACTCGGTCCAAATGGCGCAGGAAAATCAACTTTGATGAAATCGATTGTTGGCGCTATTAAAATTGATGAGGGACAGATTTTATTTGATGGTCAGGACATTTACAAAGATGAAATAGCCACCAAGAAAAAAATAGGTTTCCTACCGGAAAGCAATCCGCTCTATAACGAAATGTACGTAAGAGAATACCTATCATTTGTTGCGGACCTCCATAAAATATCAAAAGAAAGAATTGATGAAGTCATCGATCTGGTTGGGATTACTCCAGAAAAATCCAAAAAGATTTCTCAGCTTTCAAAAGGATACAAACAAAGAGTAGGATTAGCACAAGCCATTTTACACAAGCCTGATCTATTAATTTTGGATGAACCTACTAATGGGTTAGATCCTAATCAAATCTTAGAAATAAGAAACGTGATTAAAGAGATTGGAAAAGAAAAAACCATCATCTTATCTACGCACATTATGCAGGAAGTTGAAGCTTTATGTTCCCGAGTTATTCTTATTCATCAAGGGAACATTATACAGGACGCCAATATTGATGATTTTAGAGGCAAATATGCGAGTTTAGAAGAAGCCTTTTCAAATTATACTCATTAA
- a CDS encoding N-acetylmuramoyl-L-alanine amidase, producing MRNSLSVISLGFLIISCGTQKNSQSVVAKPTMPKVAPSNPVKPVTPVYKPKIKHDGGLDFFRENIADASKNDNTASYGSIVAANPAGYKVVKTYFPSVGQNFRQKYIILHYTALDNDKSVTVLTQQSVSAHYLVNNLDDNEIYQLVDENKRAYHAGISAWRNDKMLNDTSIGIEIVNAGYVTDASGIKIFPEYPAEQVDKIAALVKDLAVRYMIAPTNILGHSDIAPTRKQDPGPKFPWKKLYDDYQIGMWYDEGTKQNFYNTAVLEDFVMQMSVPSFLFKIQTELRNFGYDLVPTGVFDDATKKTIETFQYHFRPQNYSGMMDAETWAILQALNQKYPSK from the coding sequence ATGCGTAATTCATTATCTGTCATATCCTTAGGTTTTTTAATTATTTCTTGTGGAACGCAAAAAAATTCACAATCTGTTGTTGCAAAACCTACAATGCCTAAAGTTGCACCTTCAAATCCTGTAAAACCTGTTACTCCGGTTTATAAACCGAAGATTAAACATGACGGTGGTCTAGACTTTTTTAGGGAGAACATCGCGGATGCATCTAAAAATGATAATACCGCTAGTTATGGATCTATTGTTGCTGCAAATCCTGCAGGTTATAAAGTGGTCAAAACATATTTTCCCTCAGTTGGTCAAAATTTTCGTCAGAAATATATCATTCTGCATTATACTGCTTTAGATAATGATAAATCTGTTACAGTCCTTACACAGCAATCTGTAAGTGCTCACTACTTAGTGAATAATTTGGATGATAACGAAATTTATCAGTTGGTTGATGAAAACAAAAGAGCCTACCATGCCGGAATTAGTGCATGGAGAAATGATAAAATGTTAAATGATACTTCAATAGGAATTGAGATTGTAAATGCAGGATATGTAACCGATGCATCGGGCATAAAGATATTTCCAGAGTATCCTGCAGAGCAAGTAGACAAAATTGCAGCTTTAGTAAAAGATCTTGCTGTGCGGTACATGATTGCACCAACCAATATTTTGGGTCACTCAGATATTGCACCAACCAGAAAACAGGATCCTGGGCCGAAATTTCCCTGGAAAAAACTATATGACGATTATCAGATCGGAATGTGGTATGATGAAGGCACCAAACAAAACTTTTACAACACTGCTGTTTTAGAAGATTTTGTCATGCAAATGTCTGTACCGTCATTTTTATTTAAAATTCAGACGGAATTACGGAATTTCGGATATGATCTAGTTCCGACAGGAGTTTTTGATGATGCAACCAAAAAAACAATCGAAACTTTTCAATATCATTTCCGGCCACAGAATTATTCTGGGATGATGGATGCAGAAACGTGGGCGATTTTGCAGGCGTTAAACCAAAAATATCCTAGTAAATAA